The following proteins are encoded in a genomic region of Drosophila willistoni isolate 14030-0811.24 chromosome 2L unlocalized genomic scaffold, UCI_dwil_1.1 Seg196, whole genome shotgun sequence:
- the LOC6639825 gene encoding uncharacterized protein LOC6639825: protein MTRVTRSDISLDMEFWVEELSPAQLAYYEKITSEHNAVKNALKSAVNANDGKELFNGQVFQAYSFKGKVLQELKEATLPKKPPKPAEPPAASSGGGGGSGTPSSGPGRPRGRPRVASNIAYLESSDEGDDDVPLAKRLALSAGKKAVAAAAATSPSPGPKAGKKGSASGGSTGKSSPQLKGGKHGSKLKDSGKDTIDPPPKNYRPAEVNSVGGLVVGSNDDAKDGKDSNNKDGKDTKMQGKTYPSLVVLAKPFLKIKDMAATRSKLDSKVKLVLMLTPNKFCEWLLQEGLLRAQQHCINHRSNELKLGVYSDVTKFPYTGGYVWISECCPYRFVSVFNNSIFEGAQHPPTFLLKLIYHWACQTSIQNVVQWVKVDSVYIKGIYTWLRAICTLAVHQKCKKLGGPGKFVEVGVISLGTTSQDGAQRQVKVEVLGVYDYSDKSIRLRAVEPITDGDRNYKKRFQAILEPLSRWVHKDSTICIDLTVDKITLFSMGFKNIVQAAATDNTAKHNNSAVMEYLRRIVPRMFQNTLSLLSRQMIQQFLDELVWRESFGTYALQAFNNIIIHIAEQTRVTTNETITQRLYQVATNPFKDWSILPATYKETPANAAPKRLKKPINDADYTNPGKETVTKVPKKEKDREREKDILPAGTKRRGVNTPPPAAPAAPVHKGPGRPPGSVNKNSNKAQNQSKAYPSTAAAAATAAATATASAAVRGPVKKIKEKEEKVPVVIKKEEDELRGLEELYYGISDGTEENYEHFPYTSPRANPADITRSVECPICLGNESSFDSNEKLQTHLVSHISPEGKQHQFQCLFCLEKHPTESVLAKHNQIMHPTETKTDGSPSYYCLICQQRYNSLHLLTAHLQKVHSTLELPYWCHTCGYRSSSHRDLVRHFYDDHKNQNFLQCPYCLDIFYFSHRGNINQLRIEHYFLHLDEHVNKRDPSLRCSKCSLSFIEKGDLKQHIVQHHVSMTKTNKPVRLLLNNSLLIPRPKVRTHHREQPPFSTYKRPAFFAFLEGRTCAECNADFASEETHYTGWLHCVKCNYQTCCERAQFRHGVHCNGNFVDAMEVNMPQEMHCICGFATSNGNKMAQHLAGCGLSTCYSSLEAANENAVKRNMLDMLGLVRRDGETSGEGADMDDNNDMLPPSGEEQQVDQEHPRVGQSLSEDGQPHEGAVSAGVGLVEPSNQTDLQQDYMESDSVPDLSPQALPESQTGPIQFGELEAAPVMLVQGGPSDYAQQTVQQQQQQQQQQQAPPQTTYGLGAYGQSGISTDIDMPLIGELSDPNPPPTPQFLGEVHTPMFDAVAAAEQQHYHAQQQQQHHPQ from the exons ATGACGCGCGTTACAAGAAGTGATATATCCCTTGATATGGAGTTCTGGGTGGAGGAACTTTCGCCGGCCCAGTTGGCTTACTATGAGAAAATCACCAGTGAGCACAATGCAGTGAAAAACGCCCTCAAGTCGGCCGTAAATGCAAACGATGGCAAAGAACTCTTCAATGGTCAGGTGTTTCAGGCATATTCATTTAAGGGCAAAGTTCTCCAAGAGTTGAAAGAGGCCACCTTGCCCAAAAAACCTCCCAAACCGGCAGAGCCACCAGCCGCTAGTAGCGGTGGCGGCGGTGGCAGTGGGACGCCATCATCAGGTCCAGGACGCCCGCGTGGTCGACCACGAGTTGCATCAAATATTGCATACTTGGAGTCGTCCGATGAGGGTGACGACGATGTACCGCTGGCGAAACGTTTGGCTCTGTCAGCTGGGAAAAAGGCGGTAGCAGCTGCCGCAGCAACATCACCCTCTCCCGGGCCCAAGGCAGGCAAGAAGGGCAGTGCCTCTGGCGGTTCCACGGGCAAGTCATCACCCCAACTCAAGGGTGGCAAACATGGATCAAAACTGAAAGATTCCGGCAAGGATACTATTGATCCGCCACCCAAAAACTATCGCCCTGCCGAGGTGAATTCAGTTGGTGGTCTTGTTGTGGGCAGCAACGATGATGCTAAAGATGGCAAGGACAGCAATAACAAGGACGGCAAGGACACCAAAATGCAGGGCAAAACATATCCATCGCTGGTGGTATTGGCCAAACCATTTCTTAAGATTAAGGATATGGCCGCAACACGCAGTAAACTTGACTCTAAAGTCAAATTGGTTTTAATGTTGACCCCTAATAAGTTCTGCGAGTGGCTACTCCAAGAGGGTCTGCTTAGGGCCCAGCAGCACTGCATTAATCATCGCTCCAATGAATTAAAATTGG GTGTCTATTCGGATGTTACCAAATTTCCATATACTGGAGGCTACGTATGGATTAGTGAATGTTGTCCATATCGTTTTGTTTCCGTATTCAATAATTCCATATTTGAGGGTGCCCAACATCCACCTACATTTCTGCTAAAACTCATTTATCATTGGGCCTGTCAGACCAGTATACAGAATGTGGTGCAATGGGTCAAAGTGGACAGTGTATATATCAAAGGCATTTACACTTGGCTAAGAGCCATCTGCACTTTGGCCGTGCATCAGAAATGCAAGAAACTTGGCGGTCCTGGTAAATTTGTAGAG GTGGGCGTAATCTCTTTGGGCACTACCTCTCAGGATGGAGCACAACGACAAGTTAAAGTGGAGGTACTCGGCGTTTATGATTATTCAGATAAATCCATAAGATTGCGAGCCGTTGAACCAATCACAGATGGTGATCGTAACTATAAGAAACGATTCCAGGCCATTCTCGAGCCACTCTCGCGTTGGGTTCATAAAGACAGCACCATTTGCATTGATCTGACAGTCGATAAGATTACCCTTTTTAGCATGGGCTTTAAGAATATTGTTCAGGCAGCGGCAACAGATAATACAGCCAAGCACAATAATTCCGCTGTTATGGAATATTTAAGAAGAATTGTACCACGAATGTTCCAAAATACATTATCCTTGCTGTCGCGTCAGATGATTCAACAGTTTCTCGACGAACTGGTGTGGCGAGAATCTTTTGGCACATACGCATTACAGGCATTTAATAACATTATAATACATATAGCCGAGCAGACCAGAGTGACTACCAATGAGACCATTACCCAAAGGCTCTATCAG GTGGCCACCAATCCCTTCAAGGACTGGAGTATTTTACCGGCCACCTACAAGGAGACACCGGCCAATGCTGCACCCAAACGGCTTAAGAAAC CCATTAACGATGCAGATTATACAAATCCTGGCAAAGAAACGGTTACCAAGGTgcccaaaaaggaaaaagatcGAGAACGCGAAAAGGATATATTGCCAGCGGGAACAAAACGACGTGGTGTCAATACtccaccaccagcagcaccGGCAGCCCCAGTGCACAAGGGACCCGGTAGACCACCAGGAAGTgtgaataaaaattccaataaGGCACAAAACCAATCAAAGGCATACCCATCAactgctgcagcagcagctacagCCGCCGCCACTGCTACAGCTTCGGCAGCTGTACGTGGACCTGTGAAAAAAATCAAGGAAAAGGAAGAGAAAGTGCCAGTGGTTATTAAGAAGGAGGAGGATGAACTGCGTGGCCTGGAAGAATTGTATTATGGCATAAGTGATGGCACCGAAGAGAATTATGAACATTTTCCATATACTTCACCACGTGCCAATCCCGCTGATATCACAAGATCTGTCGAATGTCCCATTTGTTTGGGCAATGAATCGTCATTCGATTCAAATGAGAAATTACAAACTCATCTTGTATCACATATATCACCCGAGGGCAAACAACATCAGTTTCAATGTTTGTTTTGCCTGGAGAAACACCCTACTGAATCGGTGCTGGCCAAGCACAATCAAATAATGCATCCCACCGAAACTAAGACAGATGGTTCACCTTCATACTATTGCCTCATCTGTCAGCAGCGCTACAATTCATTGCACTTGCTCACAGCACATTTGCAAAAGGTTCACAGTACATTGGAATTGCCATATTGGTGTCATACCTGTGGGTATCGTTCGTCTTCCCATCGAGATTTGGTGCGACATTTCTATGATGATCACAAGAATCAAAATTTCCTTCAATGTCCCTATTGTCTGGAT ATCTTTTATTTTTCGCATCGTGGAAATATAAATCAATTGCGCATTGAGCATTATTTCCTTCATTTAGATGAGCATGTCAATAAGCGTGATCCATCGCTACGTTGTTCGAAATGTTCGCTTAGTTTTATTGAGAAGGGCGATTTGAAACAACATATTGTCCAACATCATGTCAGCATGACCAAGACAAATAAGCCAGTGCGTCTGTTGCTAAATAATTCTTTACTAATTCCACGGCCCAAGGTACGCACTCATCACAGGGAGCAACCGCCATTTTCGACATATAAAAGGCCGGCgttctttgcctttttggaGGGCAGAACATGCGCCGAATGTAATGCCGATTTTGCCAGCGAGGAAACGCATTATAC TGGCTGGCTGCATTGCGTCAAATGCAATTATCAGACCTGTTGCGAGCGTGCTCAGTTTCGTCATGGAGTTCATTGTAATGGCAACTTTGTGGATGCCATGGAGGTGAATATGCCGCAGGAGATGCATTGCATTTGTGGTTTTGCCACCAGTAACGGAAATAAAATGGCACAACATTTGGCTGGTTGTGGTCTAAGCACTTGCTATTCCAGTCTGGAGGCGGCTAATGAGAATGCCGTGAAGAGGAATATGCTTGATATGTTGGGTCTAGTGCGACGAGATGGTGAAACATCAGGGGAAGGAGCCGACAtggatgataataatgatatgCTGCCGCCATCGGGCGAAGAACAACAAGTAGATCAAGAGCATCCCCGTGTAGGACAAAGCCTTTCAGAGGATGGACAACCGCATGAAGGCGCAGTTAGTGCTGGAGTGGGTCTAGTAGAGCCGTCAAATCAAACCGATTTACAACAGGATTATATGGAAAGTGATTCTGTGCCAGATCTATCGCCGCAAGCCTTGCCAGAGTCACAAACTGGGCCGATACAATTTGGTGAATTGGAGGCAGCACCTGTTATGCTGGTGCAAGGCGGTCCCTCAGACTATGCACAGCAGACggtgcagcagcaacaacaacaacaacaacagcaacaggcaCCACCTCAGACAACGTATGGCTTGGGTGCTTACGGTCAGAGTGGCATCTCAACGGATATTGATATGCCGTTGATTGGTGAACTTTCCGATCCAAATCCACCGCCAACTCCCCAATTCCTGGGGGAAGTGCATACACCCATGTTTGATGCTGTTGCCGCTGCCGAACAGCAACATTATCATgcccagcaacagcagcaacatcatcccCAATGA
- the LOC6639823 gene encoding nischarin, which yields MACYYRQHEESAVTIPKYNETSSGGVIFYAIFVRVGKVEWMVERRYRDFSQLNDKLVEETSISKKLLPPKKLVGNRQPAFLEQRREQLETYLQELLVYFRTELPRTLAEFLDFNKYDIIYLLQDLAQLFHEHGDALLSAKKEYNLSALEVFAISERLSLPCPPPSSLVLGGKFDFFHVLDFCSQLVALVVTPVKDSSCFAQDYNTVDVPIGLSNIIPNRLSFNLNAFRNLRALKFSALSTENIVDIELLKPTLKTICVHHTTITHINQVLLCDNLHKDCEVPSILPEALAPSSSNGNSHLIKTDAWQELHELDLTGNLLTQIDGSVRTAPKLRHLVLEQNRIRIVQNLAELPHLQMLSLSGNLIADCIDWHLTMGNLVTLNLAQNKLKNLSGLRKLLSLVNLDLSSNQIDNLDEVDYVANLPLLETLRLTGNPLATSVDYRPRVLARFHERAAEMCLDNERGTQQELDTALVLSALLQSQQRKPLK from the exons atggctTGTTATTATCGCCAACACGAGGAATCTGCGGTGACAATACCCAAATATAATGAAACATCCAGCGGGGGCGTTATTTTCTATGCAATTTTTGTGCGTGTGGGAAAAGTGGAATGGATGGTTGAGAGACGCTATAGAGATTTTTCTCAATTGAACGATAAGCTAGTTGAAGAGACATCAATAAGTAAAAAACTTTTACCCCCCAAGAAG CTAGTGGGCAATCGTCAGCCCGCATTTCTTGAGCAGCGACGTGAGCAACTGGAGACATATTTACAGGAGCTTCTTGTCTATTTTCGCACAGAACTACCACGTACCTTGGCTGAATTTTTGGATTTCAATAAATATGATATAATCTATTTGCTGCAGGATTTGGCTCAATTGTTTCACGAACATGGCGATGCCTTGTTGAGTGCCAAAAAGGAATACAATCTATCTGCTTTAGAG GTCTTTGCCATCAGTGAACGTCTAAGTTTACCTTGTCCGCCGCCCAGCAGCCTGGTACTTGGGGGCAAATTCGATTTCTTCCATGTCTTGGATTTCTGTTCACAACTCGTGGCTTTGGTGGTTACTCCCGTTAAGGATTCGAGCTGCTTTGCCCAGGATTATAACACAGTAGATGTGCCCATTGGTCTAAGTAATATCATTCCCAATCGTTTAAGCTTCAATTTGAATGCCTTCCGCAATCTCAGAGCATTAAAATTCTCTGCTCTATCCACGGAGAATATTGTGGACATTGAATTGTTAAAGCCAACTCTGAAGACAATTTGTGTCCACCATACGACAATCACTCACATTAATCAAGTTTTGTTGTGTGATAATTTGCATAAGGATTGTGAAGTCCCCAGCATATTGCCAGAAGCATTAGCCCCTTCCTCCTCAAATGGCAATAGTCATTTGATTAAGACAGATGCCTGGCAGGAACTTCATGAACTTGATTTGACTGGCAATTTATTAACCCAAATTGATGGCAGTGTAAGAACTGCTCCAAAATTACGCCACCTAGTACTAGAACAAAATCGCATACGTATCGTCCAGAACCTTGCTGAATTGCCTCATTTGCAGATGCTTTCGCTATCTGGTAATCTCATAGCCGATTGCATAGACTGGCATCTGACCATGGGTAATCTGGTGACACTCAATTTAGCTCAGAATAAACTGAAAAATTTGAGTGGCCTACGCAAATTACTTTCGTTGGTTAATTTGGATTTAAGTTCGAACCAGATAGACAATCTAGATGAAGTGGATTATGTTGCCAATTTGCCATTACTAGAAACTCTGCGTCTGACTGGCAATCCACTGGCTACCAGTGTAGACTACAGACCACGTGTTTTGGCCCGTTTTCATGAGCGTGCCGCGGAAATGTGTCTGGACAATGAACGTGGCACTCAACAGGAATTGGACACAGCTCTGGTTTTGTCTGCTTTGCTGCAATCGCAGCAACGAAAGCCACTGAAATGA
- the LOC26528791 gene encoding ankyrin repeat and LEM domain-containing protein 1: MSKSLVILLVQCEWFLVSKQELISSRRCISHTLGVLHKHRSSKQFSPELEQTFKSEANYNNIKKYTKYAIKHRNWHARNNDKKETPRIYFNYLLLDSRITNNLKKRALRMHQIDIWLTFLRSVFYVGKGKALRPYVHLQHAQKLLQEPDQLKLAKDPKLALIVNIWQDKRGVLLLHGFRGISSYDAHSREAAMIDALGMNHLTNRRVGVYFGLTKKHFTMGQRRLLGIALLHKLLTQFMAGEERELHPQISTCAQAA, encoded by the coding sequence ATGTCCAAATCATTAGTCATTCTTCTAGTCCAATGCGAGTGGTTTTTAGTTTCAAAACAAGAACTCATTTCCTCCCGCCGTTGCATTAGCCACACGCTGGGTGTACTCCACAAGCATCGATCTTCAAAACAGTTTTCCCCCGAACTGGAGCAGACATTCAAATCCGAAGcgaattataataatattaagaAATATACCAAATATGCGATAAAGCATAGAAATTGGCATGCCAGAAATAATGATAAGAAGGAAACTCCTCGAATCTATTTCAATTATTTGCTGCTGGATTCACGCATAACCAATAATCTTAAGAAAAGAGCTCTAAGAATGCATCAAATTGATATATGGTTGACATTCTTACGTTCCGTTTTTTATGTGGGCAAGGGCAAGGCATTGCGACCTTATGTCCACTTGCAGCATGCCCAGAAATTACTCCAAGAACCGGATCAACTTAAATTAGCCAAAGATCCCAAATTGGCATTAATTGTGAATATATGGCAAGATAAACGTGGCGTTTTGCTACTTCATGGATTTAGGGGCATCTCTTCGTACGATGCACATTCCCGTGAGGCCGCCATGATAGATGCTCTCGGCATGAATCATTTAACCAATCGACGAGTTGGTGTTTACTTTGGTCTGACCAAAAAGCATTTTACAATGGGTCAGCGTAGATTATTGGGCATAGCTTTGCTTCATAAGTTATTAACTCAGTTTATGGCGGGGGAAGAACGTGAATTACATCCACAAATATCGACTTGTGCTCAGGCGGCTTAA
- the LOC6639763 gene encoding Golgi pH regulator isoform X1, which yields MAFLGDCCIVFVSQMLFFAGGWLFFNKQLFKHYEIRHISVQLIFSATFALSVTMFELIIFEIIGVLESSSRYFHWRLGLTLLLFMVTAVIPLYICYSVIHSISFFSDRWVKILTTFCWFVFLYGLWRIGEPFPLLSTSHGIFTIEQGVSRISVIGVTVMAILSGFGAVNYPYTSMTYFIKPVSRSDIVCLERRLALTVDMLTAKKRRIAMAAYNYNKQHHTKPRIWEMLASAVHRTTNNGDDINQLKQEVYGLEELLRSVFLELNSLKNMEERQRWSQTLQGKYFNVLGHFFSVYCVYKIFMCCINIIFDRVGRKDPVTRGLEIAVHWCGFDIDLAFWNQHVSFLLVGCIVVTSIRGLLLTLTKFFYRVSSSKSSNIIVLILGQIMGMYFCSSVLLMRMNMPAEYRVIITEVLGNLHFNFYHRWFDVIFLVSALTTIIVLYISRKAVCTDDSDLN from the exons ATGGCATTCCTTGGCGATTGCTGCATTGTGTTTGTATCAcag ATGCTGTTCTTTGCCGGCGGCTGGTTATTCTTCAATAAGCAATTATTCAAACACTATGAGATACGTCACATATCCGTTCAATTAATATTCTCAGCGACATTTGCCTTATCTGTGACCATGTTCGAATTGattatatttgaaattattggGGTATTGGAGTCCAGTTCACGGTATTTCCATTGGCGTTTGGGTCTGACTTTATTACTATTTATGGTCACGGCTGTGATTCCACTTTATATATGCTATTCTGTGATACAtagcatttcttttt TTTCCGATCGATGGGTGAAAATACTCACCACCTTTTGTTGGTTTGTATTTCTCTATGGCCTCTGGCGCATAGGTGAACCATTCCCTTTGCTAAGCACTTCTCATGGCATATTTACCATAGAGCAGGGCGTCTCCAGAATTAGTGTTATCGGTGTCACCGTAATGGCTATACTTTCGGGCTTTGGTGCTGTAAATTATCCTTACACCAGCATGACCTATTTCATTAA ACCCGTTTCGCGTAGCGACATTGTCTGTTTGGAAAGAAGATTGGCCTTAACTGTGGACATGTTGACGGCTAAAAAACGGCGTATAGCCATGGCTGCCTATAATTATAATAAGCAGCATCATACCAAACCAAGAATATGGGAAATGTTGGCCTCGGCTGTCCATCGAACTACTAACAATGGGGACG aCATTAATCAGCTAAAACAAGAAGTCTATGGTCTAGAGGAGCTCTTGCGTTCAGTTTTTCTGGAATTAAATTCTTTGAAAAATATGGAAGAACGTCAACGTTGGTCACAAACCCTGCAGggcaaatatttcaatgtATTGGGACATTTTTTTAGTGTCTATTGTgtgtataaaatatttatg TGCTGCATTAATATCATCTTTGATCGTGTGGGCCGTAAAGATCCGGTGACACGTGGCCTGGAAATAGCTGTACATTGGTGCGGTTTTGACATAGATCTGGCATTTTGGAATCAGCATGTTTCCTTTCTGCTGGTGGGCTGTATTGTGGTGACCTCCATAAGGGGTCTTCTGCTGACACTCACCAAG TTTTTCTATCGCGTTTCGTCGAGCAAATCTAGCAATATTATTGTCCTTATTTTGGGTCAAATAATGGGCATGTATTTCTGTTCGTCGGTGCTACTGATGCGTATGAATATGCCAGCCGAGTATCGAGTGATTATCACCGAAGTTCTTGGCAATTTACATTTTAACTTCTATCATCGTTGGTTCGATGTTATATTCCTGGTCAGTGCCTTGACCACAATTATTGTCTTGTATATATCCCGGAAGGCTGTATGCACAGATGATTCCGATTTGAACTGA
- the LOC6639763 gene encoding Golgi pH regulator isoform X2 → MAFLGDCCIVFVSQMLFFAGGWLFFNKQLFKHYEIRHISVQLIFSATFALSVTMFELIIFEIIGVLESSSRYFHWRLGLTLLLFMVTAVIPLYICYSVIHSISFFSDRWVKILTTFCWFVFLYGLWRIGEPFPLLSTSHGIFTIEQGVSRISVIGVTVMAILSGFGAVNYPYTSMTYFIKPVSRSDIVCLERRLALTVDMLTAKKRRIAMAAYNYNKQHHTKPRIWEMLASAVHRTTNNGDDINQLKQEVYGLEELLRSVFLELNSLKNMEERQRWSQTLQGKYFNVLGHFFSVYLLH, encoded by the exons ATGGCATTCCTTGGCGATTGCTGCATTGTGTTTGTATCAcag ATGCTGTTCTTTGCCGGCGGCTGGTTATTCTTCAATAAGCAATTATTCAAACACTATGAGATACGTCACATATCCGTTCAATTAATATTCTCAGCGACATTTGCCTTATCTGTGACCATGTTCGAATTGattatatttgaaattattggGGTATTGGAGTCCAGTTCACGGTATTTCCATTGGCGTTTGGGTCTGACTTTATTACTATTTATGGTCACGGCTGTGATTCCACTTTATATATGCTATTCTGTGATACAtagcatttcttttt TTTCCGATCGATGGGTGAAAATACTCACCACCTTTTGTTGGTTTGTATTTCTCTATGGCCTCTGGCGCATAGGTGAACCATTCCCTTTGCTAAGCACTTCTCATGGCATATTTACCATAGAGCAGGGCGTCTCCAGAATTAGTGTTATCGGTGTCACCGTAATGGCTATACTTTCGGGCTTTGGTGCTGTAAATTATCCTTACACCAGCATGACCTATTTCATTAA ACCCGTTTCGCGTAGCGACATTGTCTGTTTGGAAAGAAGATTGGCCTTAACTGTGGACATGTTGACGGCTAAAAAACGGCGTATAGCCATGGCTGCCTATAATTATAATAAGCAGCATCATACCAAACCAAGAATATGGGAAATGTTGGCCTCGGCTGTCCATCGAACTACTAACAATGGGGACG aCATTAATCAGCTAAAACAAGAAGTCTATGGTCTAGAGGAGCTCTTGCGTTCAGTTTTTCTGGAATTAAATTCTTTGAAAAATATGGAAGAACGTCAACGTTGGTCACAAACCCTGCAGggcaaatatttcaatgtATTGGGACATTTTTTTAGTGTCTATT TGCTGCATTAA